The following are from one region of the Synergistaceae bacterium DZ-S4 genome:
- a CDS encoding TRAP transporter small permease: MLKKLWNNMEEYLLVYSLMLSVGLVFIQVVMRYVFSNSLSWSEELARYLFLWQIWVGASYAVKEHRHLRIELIQDFIHDPFRKKMFELFALSLWLGFSVFLAFEGSTLTALLFQRGQVSPAMRIPMAYAYASVPVGCTLMSIRLISEMFKIFSSMSKKEVV, encoded by the coding sequence ATGCTAAAAAAATTATGGAACAACATGGAAGAATATTTACTGGTCTATAGCTTGATGTTATCAGTTGGGCTTGTTTTCATTCAAGTGGTAATGCGTTATGTGTTCAGTAACTCCCTATCGTGGAGTGAGGAACTTGCTCGCTATCTTTTTCTATGGCAGATATGGGTTGGAGCCAGTTATGCAGTCAAAGAGCACCGCCACCTCCGAATCGAACTGATCCAGGATTTTATTCATGATCCCTTCAGAAAAAAAATGTTTGAATTATTTGCGCTGTCACTGTGGCTCGGATTTAGCGTGTTTCTGGCATTTGAAGGCAGTACTCTTACTGCCCTGCTTTTCCAGAGAGGGCAGGTTTCACCGGCAATGCGTATCCCTATGGCCTATGCATATGCATCAGTACCTGTTGGATGCACATTGATGTCAATAAGACTTATTTCCGAGATGTTTAAGATTTTTAGCTCCATGAGCAAGAAGGAGGTTGTATAA
- a CDS encoding DctP family TRAP transporter solute-binding subunit, protein MKKIFICALAVITAAAAFIGSADAAPIKMKLAYVVPETQSTHIAAEKFFKPYVEKHSNGQIIVELYPNGQLGGDRQVIEAVGLGTIHMTIPAVAVLSGFEPRFQVFDLPFLFNNKKEVYKALDGPLGDKLNALLPPLGIKNLAYAENGFRMITNNKGPITKPSDLAGLKIRTMENPIHMATFRALGANPTPMSFGELYTALQQKTVDAQENPIPLIYTSKFYEVQKYCSLSGHVYAATALLVNDSWFNKLPKDLQKVIQEAALIYRTEQRKISDKQDKDMIESLKKSGMKVNDITPEQKKAFISATAGVYNEFAKSVKGGQELIDLAKKK, encoded by the coding sequence ATGAAGAAGATATTCATTTGCGCTCTTGCTGTTATAACAGCAGCAGCTGCGTTTATCGGAAGCGCTGACGCAGCACCCATTAAGATGAAACTCGCTTATGTCGTTCCAGAGACGCAGTCAACACACATAGCTGCAGAAAAGTTCTTTAAGCCGTACGTTGAAAAACATTCTAATGGACAGATCATTGTAGAACTCTACCCTAATGGGCAGCTTGGCGGCGACAGGCAGGTTATAGAAGCAGTCGGACTTGGAACGATCCACATGACAATACCTGCTGTAGCTGTACTTTCAGGTTTTGAACCACGTTTCCAAGTCTTCGATCTTCCATTTCTCTTTAATAACAAAAAGGAAGTGTATAAAGCTCTGGACGGACCACTCGGCGACAAGCTCAACGCCCTTCTTCCACCGCTTGGGATCAAAAACCTTGCCTACGCAGAGAATGGATTCCGCATGATAACAAATAATAAGGGGCCGATCACGAAACCCTCTGATTTGGCCGGACTTAAAATTCGTACTATGGAAAATCCAATTCACATGGCAACATTCCGTGCTCTCGGAGCAAATCCTACCCCTATGAGTTTCGGCGAACTTTACACAGCTCTGCAGCAGAAAACCGTAGATGCCCAAGAGAACCCTATCCCTCTTATTTACACTTCAAAGTTTTATGAAGTTCAAAAGTACTGCTCTCTTTCCGGACATGTATATGCAGCTACAGCTCTTCTCGTAAACGACAGCTGGTTTAACAAGCTTCCCAAAGACCTGCAGAAGGTCATACAGGAGGCAGCTTTGATTTACCGTACAGAGCAGCGTAAGATATCAGACAAACAGGACAAGGATATGATAGAAAGTTTGAAGAAGAGCGGAATGAAGGTTAATGACATAACACCGGAACAGAAAAAGGCTTTCATCTCTGCAACGGCTGGTGTCTACAATGAATTCGCGAAATCCGTCAAAGGCGGACAGGAACTCATCGATCTGGCAAAAAAGAAATAA
- a CDS encoding electron transfer flavoprotein subunit beta/FixA family protein, with product MKIAILVKQVPDSDEIKMDPEKGTMIREGAGNIVNPLDLNALEAGLILRKEYGGEVSVLSMGPPQADIALREALALGADRAYLVSDRYFAGADSWATSLVLAKAIEKLGPFDLILAGEKATDGETGQVGPEVAAMLDLPFATYVSSIVVCDSGIKVRRTIEEGYQTQHLVFPCLVTVLNDINEPGMPTLSLKKKARRAEIQIFSSQELDIAKEEVGLAGSPTRVVKIYHPKISRQTEFYGGREIDKGLDQVVEILRDLAIL from the coding sequence ATGAAGATTGCGATTCTTGTGAAACAGGTTCCTGATTCAGATGAAATAAAAATGGATCCAGAAAAAGGAACAATGATAAGAGAAGGAGCAGGTAATATAGTCAATCCTCTTGATCTCAATGCACTTGAGGCGGGGCTTATTTTACGAAAAGAATACGGAGGGGAAGTATCTGTCCTTTCTATGGGGCCGCCGCAGGCAGATATTGCATTAAGAGAGGCACTTGCACTAGGGGCAGATCGTGCCTATCTCGTGTCAGACAGGTATTTTGCCGGAGCAGACAGCTGGGCGACATCGTTGGTTCTTGCAAAAGCAATTGAAAAACTTGGTCCTTTTGATCTTATTCTTGCGGGGGAGAAGGCAACAGATGGAGAAACAGGGCAAGTTGGACCTGAAGTTGCTGCAATGCTGGATCTTCCGTTTGCAACGTATGTAAGTTCTATTGTAGTCTGCGATAGTGGCATTAAAGTCAGACGTACCATAGAAGAAGGCTATCAAACTCAGCATCTCGTATTTCCGTGCCTAGTTACAGTGCTGAACGATATAAATGAACCGGGAATGCCAACTTTGAGCCTCAAAAAAAAAGCGCGCCGCGCTGAAATACAAATATTCAGCTCTCAAGAACTGGATATTGCTAAAGAAGAAGTTGGACTGGCAGGATCTCCAACCAGAGTTGTGAAAATTTACCATCCTAAAATTTCAAGACAGACAGAATTTTACGGCGGAAGAGAAATTGATAAAGGTCTTGACCAAGTAGTAGAAATTCTCCGTGATCTGGCTATATTGTAG